A window of Drosophila subobscura isolate 14011-0131.10 chromosome E, UCBerk_Dsub_1.0, whole genome shotgun sequence contains these coding sequences:
- the LOC117889776 gene encoding putative uncharacterized protein DDB_G0286901, producing the protein MMDEQLIDEVAHHGVIYNRQKYYLNGSTNGGKYETKDDAWQLIAMKLRTDVDTCKKRWKYLRERYVSQRKQGDTPVYEHLSRPYLEKMKFLDQHIQPRKSYRNVPSFLTSPQSANSSSYNEYMVDRSNSSTKNMSQFNSSGQNHHYHQPDQQHAMNALSTVASSALESVNPVKIEADQAFREFAAAVASQQLQQISQSQMQQQAAAVAAVMADSSQGYQEQYRDSSVAVPGPQNGGGSLPSTSSSMKSPLSSPLQGVGTGAQQQQQQQSQQQSPASAQQLPVVHSSSSAAGSSTSASSNIQMQGHVYNPKVNDDLGSSTSSNFHLKKPRVQLNGSAHSQMSSNGGNGPHFIIDSDEDSDDNSHDLMEPQTMMQHGNHYSNSMCMQRTNGHGNGNANGNGNQSNSNNGHNSNNGQQQQQQHQQHQNMFPSNTDFLLQLYQQLPHQGNSSHPSNFGKFQAPQSLPGVQRLSEHLLGELVTTELLKMNKERKKSAQKRILEILFFDD; encoded by the exons ATGATGGACGAACAGTTAATTGATGAAGTGGCCCATCACGGGGTCATATACAACAGACAGAAGTACTACCTAAACGGCAGCACCAACGGTGGAAAGTATGAGACCAAGGATGACGCCTGGCAGCTGATTGCCATGAAGCTGCGAACGGATG TGGACACGTGCAAGAAGCGCTGGAAGTATCTACGAGAGCGTTACGTCTCGCAGCGAAAGCAGGGCGATACTCCAGTCTACGAGCACCTGTCTCGACCCTACCTGGAAAAGATGAAGTTCCTGGACCAACATATTCAGCCACGGAAATCCTATCGCAATGTTCCGAGCTTCCTGACATCTCCACAGTCGGCGAACAGCTCCAGCTACAATGAATACATGGTGGATAGATCAAACAGCTCCACCAAAAACATGTCCCAGTTCAACAGCTCGGGTCAAAACCATCACTACCATCAGCCTGATCAGCAACACGCCATGAATGCACTGAGCACCGTTGCGTCCTCAGCACTGGAAAGCGTTAATCCGGTGAAGATCGAGGCTGATCAGGCATTCAGAGAgtttgctgcggctgtggcttcccagcagctccagcaaatATCCCAGtcgcagatgcagcagcaggcggcagccgTGGCCGCTGTCATGGCCGACTCCTCGCAGGGCTACCAGGAGCAGTATCGAGACAGTTCAGTGGCGGTACCTGGCCCCCAAAACGGTGGAGGTAGCCTTCCTTCAACGTCTTCTTCGATGAAATCGCCGCTGTCCTCGCCGTTGCAGGGTGTTGGTACtggcgcccagcagcagcagcagcagcaatctcAGCAACAGTCGCCGGCATCTGCACAGCAGCTTCCGGTTGTACATTCCTCATCTAGTGCTGCGGGCAGCTCCACAAGCGCCAGCTCGAACATTCAGATGCAGGGCCATGTCTACAATCCCAAGGTAAATGACGATTTGGGTTCGTCAACATCCAGCAACTTCCACTTAAAAAAACCCCGCGTGCAGCTCAACGGCAGTGCTCACAGCCAAATGTCTAGCAATGGAGGAAATGGCCCCCACTTTATCATCGACTCCGATGAGGATTCCGATGACAACAGCCATGACCTGATGGAGCCCCAGACCATGATGCAGCACGGCAACCATTACAGCAACTCTATGTGCATGCAACGCACCAATGGGcatggcaacggcaatgcaaatggcaatgggaatcaGAGTAATTCCAACAATggacacaacagcaacaatggccaacaacagcagcaacaacatcaacagcaccAGAACATGTTTCCATCGAATACGGACTTTCTGTTGCAGCTTTATCAACAGTTGCCCCATCAGGGCAACTCCTCACATCCCTCGAACTTTGGCAAGTTCCAGGCCCCACAAAGTCTTCCAGGCGTGCAGCGACTGTCAGAGCACCTTCTGGGCGAGCTGGTCACCACCGAGCTGCTTAAGATGAACAAGGAGCGCAAGAAGAGTGCGCAGAAGAGAATCTTGGAGATACTATTCTTCGATGATTAG
- the LOC117889777 gene encoding farnesyl pyrophosphate synthase, with product MFKLARRLLPQQRMFSNPLRLQRLISTSDEVNSEPIIKSMETIGGLSTELVNEQKLKKTSRTLSTLQNHSVPIAARVTVSKDESRDFMAVFPDLVRDITTVTKSYNCNDAAKWFAKVLQYNVPRGKKNRGILTVLTYKNLVAAEDLTPENIKLAQYLGWCVEMLQSFFIISDDVMDNSTTRRGQPCWHKVENVGLTAINDALMIENAMYAILKMHFSHLDCYVALMELFHEITYITTCGQSLDQLNSNRSVSEFTMDSYKSIVDNKTAYYSFYLPFAVALHLAGYKDAEAFRQSKTILLEMGHFFQVQDDFLDCFGNPEVTGKIGTDIQDNKCSWLAVVAMQRANAEQKKIMVDCYGNEDPVKVERIKELYKELGLPTTFATFEEESYNMIKTHIQQTSRGVPHQTFLQILNKIYQRDS from the exons atgtttaaattagCTCGCCGGCTTCTTCCCCAGCAGCGGATGTTCTCAAATCCGCTGCGTCTTCAACGTCTTATATCCACCAGCGACGAAGTCAACTCGGAGCCTATTATCAAATCCATGGAAACGATTGGCGGACTGTCCACGGAACTTGTCAACGAGCAGAAGCTGAAAAAGACCAGCAG AACATTATCAACGCTTCAAAATCACTCTGTTCCAATTGCGGCTCGCGTCACAGTGTCAAAAGATGAAAGTCGCGACTTTATGGCTGTGTTTCCCG ATCTTGTGCGTGACATCACTACCGTGACGAAGTCCTATAATTGCAATGATGCCGCCAAATGGTTTGCTAAGGTTCTGCAATACAATGTGCCGCGGGGCAAAAAGAATCGCGGAATACTCACAGTGCTCACCTATAAGAATCTGGTGGCAGCCGAAGATTTGACTCCAGAGAATATAAAGCTTGCCCAGTATCTGGGATGGTGTGTGGAGATG CTCCAGAGCTTCTTCATAATCTCTGACGACGTGATGGACAACAGCACAACACGACGCGGCCAGCCGTGCTGGCACAAGGTTGAGAACGTTGGCTTGACGGCCATCAATGATGCTCTAATGATTGAGAATGCCATGTATGCCATACTGAAGATGCATTTCAGCCACCTAGACTGCTATGTAGCTCTCATGGAGCTCTTTCATGAGATTACCTACATTACAACTTGTGGCCAGTCCTTAGATCAGCTCAACTCTAATCGAAGTGTTTCCGAGTTCACTATGGACAGCTACAAATCGATTGTGGACAACAAAACTGCTTACTATTCATTCTATCTGccctttgctgttgctttacACTTGGCTGG ATACAAGGATGCTGAAGCCTTTCGCCAATCGAAGACCATTCTCTTGGAAATGGGCCACTTTTTCCAAGTGCAAGACGATTTTCTTGACTGTTTCGGCAATCCGGAGGTGACTGGCAAAATTGGGACCGACATACAGGACAACAAATGCTCCTGGCTAGCCGTGGTGGCCATGCAGCGAGCCAATGccgagcaaaagaaaatcatgGTCGATTGCTATGGAAACGAAG ATCCAGTCAAGGTGGAGCGGATTAAGGAACTTTACAAGGAACTCGGCCTACCCACTACTTTTGCCACATTCGAGGAGGAGTCGTACAACATGattaaaacacacatacaacaaaCATCACGCGGTGTTCCCCACCAAACTTTCCTGCAAATCCTCAACAAAATCTACCAGCGAGACTCCTAA